One window of Candidatus Methylocalor cossyra genomic DNA carries:
- a CDS encoding phasin family protein: MATTPRYDQWFELNRAVFEPFVRWNEVTLQSVERLAGNRQFFEQWLELNRAAVEPVLRWQEIAFQTAEKITRRNLNVVQDYLELGARQLNLWREVQDPQKWKDEESKLAAEFSQKIVEHAGSYLEVAKEARDALNELTNQTARQFAEQTHKAAQTAAETAEKAGEAAKAAGTRAAGQPSRSEAAAAQKG, translated from the coding sequence ATGGCAACAACGCCGAGATACGACCAATGGTTCGAGCTGAACCGGGCGGTTTTCGAGCCGTTCGTGCGGTGGAACGAAGTCACCTTGCAGTCGGTGGAACGGCTGGCCGGTAACCGGCAATTCTTCGAGCAGTGGTTGGAACTGAATCGGGCGGCGGTCGAGCCGGTCCTGCGTTGGCAGGAGATCGCCTTCCAGACTGCGGAAAAGATTACCCGGCGAAATCTGAACGTGGTGCAGGATTACTTGGAACTCGGCGCGCGCCAGCTCAATTTGTGGCGCGAAGTCCAAGATCCGCAAAAGTGGAAAGATGAGGAAAGCAAGCTGGCCGCCGAATTCAGCCAAAAAATCGTGGAGCATGCCGGAAGCTACCTGGAGGTCGCCAAGGAAGCGCGTGATGCCTTGAATGAGTTGACCAACCAGACCGCCAGACAGTTCGCCGAGCAAACCCACAAGGCCGCCCAGACCGCTGCCGAGACCGCGGAAAAGGCGGGCGAAGCGGCCAAGGCTGCGGGAACCCGGGCCGCCGGCCAGCCGTCGCGGTCCGAGGCGGCCGCCGCACAAAAGGGCTGA
- a CDS encoding acetyl-CoA C-acetyltransferase, with product MEEIVIVGAVRTAIGKFGGRLAALPAARLGARVLGELLRRTGLPPEAVDEVILGQVLTAGAGQNPARQAAVQAGLPVEIPATTINKVCGSGLKAVQLAAQAIRCGDGEIVLAGGQENMSLAPHVLPNSRSGQRMGEWLLLDSMIVDGLQDAFHACHMGHTAENIVARYGISREEQDAFALTSQRRAEAARQAGRFRDEIVPIELPQPRGPAFLFDTDEPPRPDTTLEALAKLKPAFASDGTVTAGNASGISDGAAGVVVMSRRAAERHGLTPLARIVAFGVAGVEPSVMGLGPIDATRRCLQRAGWTVGDLDLIEANEAFAAQAIAVNRELGFDPEKVNVNGGGVALGHPIGASGARILVTLLYEMRRRDVHRGLATLCIGGGQGIAVAVER from the coding sequence ATGGAGGAAATCGTGATCGTTGGGGCGGTGCGCACCGCCATTGGTAAATTCGGCGGAAGGCTCGCCGCGCTGCCCGCCGCTCGCTTGGGCGCCCGGGTGCTCGGGGAATTGCTGCGGCGCACGGGCTTGCCTCCCGAAGCGGTGGACGAGGTGATCTTGGGCCAGGTGCTCACCGCCGGTGCTGGACAGAATCCAGCCCGGCAGGCGGCGGTCCAGGCCGGCCTCCCGGTCGAAATCCCGGCCACCACGATCAACAAGGTCTGCGGCAGCGGTCTGAAGGCGGTGCAATTGGCTGCCCAGGCCATTCGCTGCGGCGATGGCGAGATTGTCCTCGCCGGCGGCCAGGAGAACATGAGCCTCGCGCCCCATGTGCTACCCAATTCGCGCAGTGGCCAGCGCATGGGGGAATGGCTGTTGCTTGACAGCATGATCGTCGACGGTCTGCAGGATGCTTTCCATGCCTGTCACATGGGGCATACCGCGGAAAACATCGTCGCTCGCTATGGCATTTCCCGGGAAGAACAGGACGCCTTCGCGCTGACGTCCCAGCGCAGGGCGGAGGCGGCCCGCCAGGCCGGCCGGTTTCGGGACGAGATCGTGCCCATCGAGCTGCCCCAGCCGAGGGGCCCGGCGTTTCTGTTCGACACCGACGAGCCGCCACGGCCGGACACCACCTTGGAGGCCCTGGCCAAGCTGAAGCCGGCCTTCGCCAGCGACGGAACCGTGACGGCGGGCAACGCCTCGGGGATCAGCGACGGGGCCGCGGGGGTAGTGGTCATGTCGCGGCGCGCCGCCGAGCGTCACGGCTTGACCCCGCTGGCGCGCATCGTGGCCTTCGGCGTCGCCGGGGTCGAGCCCAGCGTCATGGGGTTAGGTCCCATCGACGCGACCCGGCGTTGTCTGCAGCGGGCCGGGTGGACGGTGGGTGATCTCGATCTGATCGAAGCCAACGAGGCGTTCGCGGCCCAGGCTATCGCGGTCAACCGGGAGCTGGGGTTCGACCCGGAGAAGGTCAACGTCAACGGCGGCGGCGTGGCACTCGGTCACCCCATCGGTGCGTCGGGCGCCCGGATTCTGGTCACCTTGCTGTATGAAATGCGGCGCCGGGACGTCCACCGGGGACTCGCCACGCTGTGCATCGGCGGCGGCCAGGGCATTGCCGTTGCGGTGGAGCGCTAG
- a CDS encoding AmpG family muropeptide MFS transporter translates to MTIPSRRDSLLNRRILICVLTGFSSGLPLFVLISLLSAWLREGGVDLKAIGLLALIQFPYIWKFLWAPLCDRYGSRLGRRRTWMLATQLALLLAVPLFGWLSPRFDLGAITVLAGIVAFFSATQDIAIDAFRREILRDEEQGLGNVVHVNAYKVAGLVPGSLSLILADHLSWPAVYSITALFMVPGLLLTLWVREPECSRRAPASLRAAVLEPFREFVQRKGWRDALITLAFIFFYKLGDSMATALATPFYLDLGFSKTEIGLVAKHAGLWPNVIGGLLGGIWMVYLGTHRALWLFGALQALVILGFAWLASAGHSLVGLASVIGAEAFGVGLGTAAFVAYIAAATNPAYTATQFALFTSLAATPRTLANACTGFLVEGGDVRLGDLHLFHLPGLGWERFFWLCFFAALPGLLLLIKVAPWRGDRLAAPAKSRQTA, encoded by the coding sequence ATGACTATCCCTTCCCGGCGTGACTCGCTGTTAAACCGTAGAATCCTCATCTGCGTGCTGACCGGGTTTTCCTCCGGTCTGCCCTTGTTCGTGCTGATCAGCCTGCTGTCGGCCTGGCTGCGGGAGGGCGGTGTGGATCTCAAGGCCATCGGCCTGCTGGCCCTGATCCAATTCCCCTATATCTGGAAGTTTTTATGGGCGCCGCTATGCGATCGCTATGGATCCCGCCTGGGGCGACGCCGTACCTGGATGCTGGCCACCCAGCTCGCCCTGTTGCTGGCGGTTCCCCTGTTCGGCTGGCTTTCGCCGCGGTTCGACTTGGGCGCCATTACCGTGCTGGCCGGCATCGTGGCGTTCTTCTCCGCCACCCAGGACATCGCCATCGACGCCTTCCGCCGGGAGATTCTCAGGGACGAGGAACAGGGTCTGGGCAACGTGGTGCACGTCAACGCCTACAAGGTCGCCGGCCTAGTGCCCGGTTCCCTGTCCCTGATCCTGGCCGACCACCTGTCCTGGCCCGCGGTCTATAGCATCACCGCGCTGTTCATGGTGCCGGGTCTGCTGCTGACCCTTTGGGTACGCGAGCCCGAGTGTTCAAGGCGGGCGCCCGCCAGCCTGCGCGCGGCAGTGCTGGAACCGTTCCGGGAATTCGTCCAGCGCAAGGGCTGGCGTGACGCCCTGATCACCTTGGCGTTCATTTTTTTTTACAAACTGGGCGACAGCATGGCCACGGCCCTGGCCACGCCCTTCTACCTGGACCTCGGCTTCAGCAAGACCGAAATCGGCCTGGTAGCCAAGCACGCCGGGCTTTGGCCCAATGTGATCGGCGGCTTGCTGGGGGGGATTTGGATGGTCTACCTCGGCACCCATCGCGCCTTGTGGCTGTTCGGTGCCCTGCAAGCGCTGGTGATTCTCGGGTTTGCCTGGCTGGCGAGCGCGGGCCACAGCCTGGTGGGACTCGCCTCGGTCATCGGCGCGGAAGCCTTCGGGGTGGGGCTTGGCACCGCCGCCTTCGTGGCCTACATCGCCGCCGCCACCAATCCCGCCTACACCGCCACCCAGTTCGCCCTGTTCACCAGCCTAGCCGCCACGCCCCGCACCCTCGCCAACGCCTGCACCGGCTTTCTGGTCGAGGGTGGCGACGTGCGACTCGGGGATCTCCACCTGTTCCACCTCCCAGGGCTGGGCTGGGAGCGGTTCTTCTGGCTGTGCTTCTTCGCCGCCCTACCCGGCTTGCTGCTGTTGATCAAGGTCGCCCCCTGGCGGGGAGACCGCCTTGCCGCGCCGGCAAAATCACGGCAAACCGCCTGA
- a CDS encoding exodeoxyribonuclease III: MRIMTLNVNGIRSAARKGFFQWLHRERPDIVCLQETKVQLDQLEESLFWPEDYQCYYVEALRKGYSGVALYTRREPDELIQGLGWPDMDAEGRYLEARFGNLSVASVYLPSGSSSEERQAVKFDFMQRFLPFLRDCAKNGRDYILCGDWNIAHKPIDLKNWRSNQKNSGFLPEERAWLDQVFEKEGWVDAFRVVNSEPEQYTWWSNRGQAWAKNVGWRIDYQVVSPSLKGLIRSASIYKDQRFSDHAPLIIDYDYPFPA, from the coding sequence ATGCGCATCATGACCCTCAACGTCAACGGCATCCGTTCCGCGGCCCGCAAAGGGTTTTTCCAATGGTTACACCGGGAACGACCGGACATCGTTTGCCTGCAGGAAACCAAGGTACAGCTGGATCAATTGGAAGAAAGCCTGTTTTGGCCGGAGGATTACCAATGCTATTACGTCGAGGCCCTCAGGAAGGGCTATAGCGGCGTGGCGCTCTATACGCGGCGGGAACCGGACGAGTTGATTCAGGGGCTGGGCTGGCCCGATATGGACGCCGAAGGCCGCTACCTGGAAGCCCGCTTCGGCAACCTAAGCGTGGCCTCGGTCTATTTGCCGTCCGGTTCCTCCAGCGAGGAACGGCAGGCCGTCAAATTCGACTTTATGCAGCGGTTCTTGCCCTTCCTCCGCGACTGCGCCAAGAATGGCCGGGACTACATCCTGTGCGGCGACTGGAACATCGCCCACAAACCCATCGACCTCAAAAACTGGCGCTCCAACCAGAAAAACTCCGGCTTCCTGCCTGAGGAACGGGCCTGGCTGGACCAGGTGTTCGAGAAGGAAGGCTGGGTGGATGCCTTTCGGGTGGTCAACTCCGAGCCCGAGCAATACACCTGGTGGTCGAACCGTGGTCAAGCCTGGGCTAAAAACGTAGGATGGCGCATCGACTATCAAGTGGTGAGCCCAAGTCTCAAGGGCCTCATCCGCTCAGCGTCCATTTATAAAGACCAGCGCTTCTCCGACCACGCCCCGCTGATCATCGACTATGACTATCCCTTCCCGGCGTGA
- the rpmE gene encoding 50S ribosomal protein L31: MKPNIHPEYKPITVQCSCGNTFETRSTLGRDLHIEVCSNCHPFYTGKQKVIDTAGRVDKFRRKYGRG; the protein is encoded by the coding sequence ATGAAACCCAATATTCATCCCGAATACAAACCCATTACCGTCCAGTGTAGCTGCGGGAATACCTTCGAAACCCGTTCCACGTTGGGCAGGGACCTGCACATCGAAGTCTGTTCCAATTGCCATCCATTCTATACGGGTAAACAAAAGGTAATCGACACCGCTGGCCGGGTCGATAAGTTCCGCCGGAAGTACGGGCGCGGCTGA